From a single Hippopotamus amphibius kiboko isolate mHipAmp2 chromosome X, mHipAmp2.hap2, whole genome shotgun sequence genomic region:
- the LOC130841637 gene encoding sperm acrosome-associated protein 5-like, producing the protein MQAWGTTVVTLAMLMAAPVDAKIYERCDLAMKLEEAGLNGFKGYTIGDWLCVAHYESGFDTSFVDHNLDGSSEYGIFQLNSAWWCDNGVTPTQNLCHMECHELLNRHILDDIMCAKRVVSSQSGMSAWDSWSRHCSGHDLAEWLKGCHMYAKPYTTKIYS; encoded by the exons ATGCAGGCCTGGGGCACTACAGTGGTGACCCTGGCCATGCTGATGGCTGCCCCTGTGGATGCCAAGATCTACGAACGCTGCGACCTGGCAATGAAGCTGGAGGAGGCGGGCCTCAATGGCTTCAAGGGCTACACCATTGGAGACT ggctgtGCGTGGCACACTATGAGAGTGGCTTTGACACCTCCTTCGTGGACCACAATCTTGATGGCAGCAGTGAATATGGCATTTTCCAGCTGAACTCCGCCTGGTGGTGTGACAATGGTGTTACACCCACCCAGAACCTCTGTCACATGGAGTGTCATG AGCTGCTCAACCGCCATATTCTGGATGACATCATGTGTGCCAAGAGAGTAGTGTCCTCACAGAGCGGTATGAGTGCCTG GGATTCTTGGAGCCGGCACTGTTCTGGCCATGATTTAGCTGAATGGCTTAAGGGTTGCCATATGTATGCAAAACCTtatacaacaaaaatttattcatgA